One part of the Treponema sp. OMZ 787 genome encodes these proteins:
- a CDS encoding RluA family pseudouridine synthase, translated as MALNRMSSYRSISEKFKVEGLLSPCRIDVYCTERIKNLSRSQLKTGLKSLFVNSKKAKLSRNVQNGDIVELVWDNPVPEYAYPQKLPLNVIYEDENIIVINKKRGCVTHPAGGNWDKTLVNALNYYRLYDSQISDEFAEILNSFLITEDKLPILDKFPLDLYRMGIVHRLDKETSGLIITARNSKTEKLLKSFFKKRVVRKYYLAVLDGVPPKTKGRIKTSVFRSGSDRKKFRVSGDLSKGKAALSSYKVLKSNGNKSLVLFRIFTGRTHQIRLHAKFIGCPVLGDKVYGKKKDTPMMLHAYKIVIPYGSNSKKEFTAPIPNDFKQILIREALC; from the coding sequence ATGGCTCTAAATAGGATGAGCTCTTATAGATCTATATCCGAAAAGTTTAAGGTTGAAGGTCTTTTATCTCCTTGCAGAATTGATGTTTATTGTACCGAAAGGATAAAAAATTTAAGCCGTTCCCAATTAAAAACCGGCTTAAAATCCCTTTTTGTAAATTCAAAAAAAGCTAAACTTTCCCGCAATGTTCAAAACGGAGATATTGTGGAGCTGGTGTGGGATAATCCTGTACCCGAATATGCCTACCCTCAAAAACTGCCTTTAAATGTTATTTATGAAGATGAGAACATTATCGTTATAAACAAGAAAAGGGGCTGTGTAACCCATCCTGCAGGCGGAAATTGGGATAAGACCCTTGTAAATGCCTTAAATTATTACAGGCTCTATGATTCCCAAATCAGCGATGAGTTTGCCGAAATTCTTAATAGTTTTTTAATTACAGAAGATAAATTACCAATTCTTGATAAGTTTCCCTTGGATCTTTACCGCATGGGCATTGTTCACCGTCTGGATAAAGAAACTTCCGGCCTTATAATTACTGCAAGAAATTCAAAAACCGAAAAACTTTTAAAATCATTTTTTAAAAAAAGGGTGGTAAGAAAATATTATCTTGCAGTTCTTGACGGCGTTCCGCCTAAAACCAAGGGAAGGATAAAAACTTCGGTTTTTAGATCCGGCTCCGACAGGAAAAAATTTAGGGTTTCAGGCGATTTGTCTAAAGGGAAGGCCGCTCTTTCATCATACAAGGTGCTTAAATCTAACGGAAACAAGTCCTTGGTGCTTTTTAGAATTTTTACAGGCAGAACTCATCAAATCCGTTTGCATGCAAAATTTATAGGATGTCCTGTTTTAGGCGATAAGGTTTACGGTAAGAAAAAAGATACTCCTATGATGCTGCACGCTTATAAGATAGTAATTCCTTACGGCTCAAATTCAAAAAAAGAATTTACGGCTCCGATACCTAATGATTTTAAACAAATACTTATACGGGAGGCTTTATGTTAG
- a CDS encoding YicC/YloC family endoribonuclease encodes MKSMTGYALTEKNEPNSFISLEIKSYNSRYLDLNLNFPFWLSALEPVFRSYFSERIARGKVEVSLHVKDADIDVDILTNTKVAKAYAKAMREVAEAAGINPEIDINRFSEKDGVIIIERNIDIPAWENTLLPIFEEAFIKYDKTRLDEGAVLKKDILTNLDRIYASLKIIKKYAPQMEEIFCQNIKERFTELLGSEINEQRIMQEVAVMLVKYTINEEIVRLEAHCNSLSQELKKNEPIGKKLDFICQEINREINTIGSKNQMIEMSQSIIEVKDALENIREQSRNVE; translated from the coding sequence ATGAAAAGCATGACGGGCTATGCCCTTACCGAAAAAAATGAGCCTAATTCCTTTATAAGTTTGGAAATAAAAAGCTATAATTCAAGATATTTGGATTTAAATTTAAATTTTCCTTTTTGGCTTTCTGCACTTGAGCCTGTTTTTAGATCATACTTTTCTGAAAGAATAGCCCGAGGAAAGGTTGAGGTTTCCCTCCATGTAAAGGATGCGGATATCGATGTAGACATTCTCACAAATACAAAGGTCGCAAAGGCCTATGCAAAGGCTATGAGGGAAGTGGCAGAAGCTGCCGGAATAAACCCCGAAATAGATATAAACCGCTTTTCTGAAAAAGACGGCGTAATCATAATAGAAAGAAACATAGATATTCCTGCTTGGGAAAATACCCTTCTTCCCATATTTGAAGAAGCATTTATAAAATACGATAAGACAAGGCTAGATGAAGGTGCTGTCTTAAAAAAAGATATTTTAACAAATCTCGATAGAATTTATGCCTCTTTAAAGATAATAAAAAAATATGCTCCTCAAATGGAAGAAATTTTTTGCCAGAATATTAAGGAACGATTTACCGAGCTTTTAGGCAGTGAAATAAACGAGCAGCGCATTATGCAGGAAGTTGCCGTAATGCTTGTGAAATATACGATTAACGAAGAAATTGTCAGGCTTGAAGCCCACTGTAATTCTCTATCTCAGGAGTTAAAGAAAAATGAACCCATAGGCAAAAAGCTCGATTTTATTTGTCAGGAAATAAACCGGGAAATAAATACCATAGGTTCAAAAAATCAGATGATTGAAATGTCTCAATCCATTATCGAAGTAAAAGATGCTCTTGAAAACATAAGAGAACAAAGCAGAAATGTAGAGTAG
- the murC gene encoding UDP-N-acetylmuramate--L-alanine ligase — MCQVILPDNLKGFKVYMIGIKGTGMTALAEILVSRGAVVSGSDVPESFYTEDALKKLNINIFSPFSSNNIPDDVGLVVYSAAYSPENNEEMYEIEQRNLPKMSYPEAIGALSRNSYSCGIAGVQGKTSTTGITGSILKELKLPVSVLAGSVIKSFGDSCTMLSGSKYFVAETCEYKRHFLNFYPKKIILTGIEPDHQDYYPTYESILTAFLQYIDRLPQFSELFYCADDEGACEAAHLSFSSRPDLVFIPYGEKASGDYKLNVLGVSDEKLYFSLAGFSGEFYLQIPGKHNALNAAAAIALSVSLLKEENGEISMADVSAIKKAISSYAGAKRRTELIGRVLSKDILVYDDYAHHPTAIKSLLSGLRQFYPKRRIIADFMSHTYTRTEALLEEFASCFGDADMVILHKIFSSAREQYQGQVDAELLFNRTKKYHKNAFFFNEVLDAKKFVLEKLRPGDLFITIGAGDNYVLGTEILKELNV; from the coding sequence ATGTGTCAAGTTATTCTACCCGATAATTTAAAAGGTTTTAAGGTTTACATGATCGGCATTAAGGGCACAGGAATGACGGCTTTGGCGGAAATTTTGGTTTCTCGCGGAGCCGTGGTTTCAGGAAGTGATGTGCCTGAAAGTTTTTATACTGAAGATGCTTTAAAAAAACTTAATATAAATATTTTTTCTCCTTTTTCCTCAAATAATATTCCCGATGATGTAGGGCTTGTAGTTTATTCGGCAGCCTATTCTCCGGAAAATAATGAGGAAATGTATGAGATAGAACAAAGAAATCTGCCCAAGATGTCATATCCTGAAGCAATAGGGGCATTGTCACGAAATTCCTATTCTTGCGGCATAGCCGGGGTTCAAGGAAAAACCAGTACAACGGGCATTACCGGTTCTATCTTAAAAGAATTAAAGCTGCCCGTTTCCGTTTTGGCCGGAAGCGTGATAAAGAGTTTCGGCGATTCATGCACTATGCTTTCCGGATCAAAATACTTTGTTGCCGAAACTTGCGAATATAAAAGGCATTTTTTAAACTTTTACCCCAAAAAAATAATTTTAACCGGAATTGAGCCGGATCACCAAGATTACTATCCGACCTATGAGTCCATATTAACCGCCTTTTTGCAGTACATAGACAGGCTTCCGCAATTTAGCGAACTTTTTTATTGTGCAGATGATGAGGGGGCTTGCGAGGCTGCCCATCTAAGTTTTTCGAGCAGGCCGGATCTTGTTTTTATTCCATATGGAGAAAAAGCATCGGGCGACTATAAACTTAATGTTTTGGGTGTGAGTGACGAAAAACTCTACTTTTCTCTTGCAGGCTTTTCCGGGGAATTTTATTTGCAGATACCGGGGAAGCACAATGCCTTAAATGCCGCCGCTGCAATAGCCCTTTCGGTTAGCCTTTTAAAGGAAGAAAATGGCGAAATATCTATGGCCGATGTTTCTGCCATAAAAAAGGCTATATCTTCTTACGCCGGAGCAAAGAGGCGTACCGAGCTTATAGGCAGGGTTTTATCTAAGGATATTTTGGTTTATGATGACTATGCACATCATCCTACGGCAATTAAATCCCTTTTGAGCGGACTGCGTCAATTTTATCCCAAAAGGCGTATCATTGCAGACTTTATGTCCCATACCTATACCCGTACCGAAGCTCTTTTGGAAGAGTTCGCTTCTTGTTTTGGCGATGCCGATATGGTTATTTTGCACAAAATTTTCAGCTCTGCACGCGAGCAATATCAGGGGCAGGTTGATGCCGAGCTCCTTTTTAACCGCACAAAAAAATACCATAAGAACGCCTTTTTCTTTAATGAGGTCTTGGATGCAAAGAAATTTGTTCTAGAAAAATTAAGACCGGGAGACCTTTTTATTACGATCGGTGCCGGCGATAACTATGTTCTGGGAACGGAAATATTAAAGGAGCTGAATGTTTAA
- the cmk gene encoding (d)CMP kinase, which translates to MKKTAFKIPEGRELRIAISGPSGCGNTTVSTLTAKILNLPCINYTFKNIAKELGLPFDEVLRRAQKDFSFDRTVDQKQIELASARSCVLGSRLAIWLLKQADLKVYLRASIDVRSKRIQKREGGDIEKIKADTNLRDLEDTRRYKELYGIDNTKYEKADLIIDTDNISPEKIVEKILDELYDRGLLI; encoded by the coding sequence ATGAAAAAGACGGCTTTTAAAATCCCTGAAGGAAGGGAACTTCGGATTGCTATTTCCGGCCCTTCGGGTTGCGGAAATACTACGGTTTCTACATTAACCGCAAAGATCTTAAATTTACCCTGCATTAATTACACATTTAAAAACATAGCTAAGGAGCTAGGTCTTCCCTTTGATGAGGTTTTACGAAGAGCCCAAAAAGATTTTTCCTTTGATAGAACGGTAGATCAAAAACAAATCGAGCTTGCCTCTGCAAGATCCTGTGTTTTGGGTTCAAGATTGGCTATCTGGCTTTTAAAGCAGGCCGATTTGAAGGTTTATCTAAGAGCTTCTATAGATGTCCGCTCAAAAAGGATTCAAAAGAGAGAGGGCGGCGATATAGAAAAAATAAAGGCCGACACTAATTTGCGGGATCTTGAAGACACCCGAAGATATAAAGAATTGTACGGTATCGACAACACAAAATACGAAAAAGCTGATCTTATTATAGACACCGATAATATTTCACCGGAAAAAATTGTGGAGAAAATATTGGATGAACTTTATGATAGAGGTCTTTTAATTTAA
- a CDS encoding folylpolyglutamate synthase/dihydrofolate synthase family protein: MNTEEFGIWLDAFINYERNAHKDEDNLKKMRKFAQVFGNPQDDFLSVHIAGSKGKGSVSTMIASILKEAGKKTGLYTSPHVSDFRERMTQAGSFFDDEAYSSAYRKIVKGFEEIIKKEPEIDPGWFEIVTVTAFLLFSMQKTDWAVIETGMGGRLDMTNILKPRACILTPIELEHTQYLGDTIEKIAFEKAGIIKQNTPVFCCKQPDEALRVFKKRAAELNAEFFYIPETVKEPVSCNLSKAGLKIDINFQDSHYFSKLFKRPISANLKLLDCIQAENAALAACTVKYLFPEMDEAVIERGLSRAWLPARFELLSDKPEIIIDGAHTKNSIGLCMSTYTALVKEKGSLIFACAEDKNVKDMVPFFKNHFTKIVVTIPGTAKKSNPDLSYKAVLEALKGSPCTVEKNEDYEEAIKNEIIECRKKNRPILITGSFYLAAEAKRIHTLLDPQA; the protein is encoded by the coding sequence ATGAACACGGAAGAATTCGGTATATGGCTTGATGCCTTTATAAATTATGAAAGAAACGCACATAAAGACGAAGATAATCTTAAAAAAATGAGAAAATTTGCCCAAGTTTTCGGGAATCCGCAAGATGATTTTTTATCGGTGCATATTGCAGGTTCAAAGGGCAAGGGGTCGGTTTCTACCATGATTGCATCAATTTTAAAAGAAGCCGGAAAAAAAACAGGTCTTTACACATCGCCTCATGTATCGGACTTCAGAGAAAGGATGACCCAGGCAGGTAGCTTTTTTGATGATGAAGCCTACTCCTCTGCTTATAGAAAAATCGTAAAGGGCTTTGAGGAGATTATTAAAAAAGAACCCGAAATAGATCCGGGCTGGTTCGAAATAGTTACGGTTACGGCCTTCTTGCTTTTTAGTATGCAAAAAACGGATTGGGCAGTTATCGAAACAGGCATGGGAGGAAGGCTGGATATGACCAACATCCTAAAACCAAGAGCCTGCATTTTAACCCCAATTGAGCTTGAACACACCCAATACCTAGGAGACACTATAGAAAAAATCGCCTTTGAGAAGGCCGGCATAATCAAGCAGAACACGCCGGTCTTTTGCTGTAAGCAGCCTGATGAGGCTTTAAGGGTCTTTAAAAAAAGAGCGGCTGAGCTGAATGCCGAATTTTTTTATATCCCCGAAACCGTAAAAGAGCCTGTAAGCTGCAATCTATCAAAGGCGGGCTTAAAAATAGATATTAACTTTCAAGATTCGCATTATTTTAGCAAGCTGTTTAAAAGGCCTATAAGTGCAAACCTAAAACTCCTCGATTGCATTCAGGCAGAAAATGCGGCCCTTGCCGCCTGCACGGTCAAATATCTTTTCCCCGAGATGGATGAGGCAGTTATCGAAAGAGGACTTTCAAGGGCTTGGCTCCCTGCCCGCTTTGAGCTTCTTTCGGATAAGCCTGAAATCATAATTGACGGAGCACATACCAAAAACAGCATCGGCCTTTGCATGAGCACTTATACCGCACTTGTAAAAGAAAAAGGCAGTCTTATCTTTGCCTGTGCAGAAGACAAAAATGTAAAAGACATGGTTCCGTTTTTTAAAAATCATTTTACAAAAATAGTTGTAACAATTCCGGGGACTGCAAAAAAAAGCAATCCCGATTTAAGCTACAAAGCCGTCCTGGAAGCCCTAAAAGGCTCTCCATGCACTGTAGAAAAAAATGAAGACTATGAGGAAGCAATAAAAAACGAAATCATCGAATGCCGTAAAAAAAACAGACCTATTTTGATTACAGGATCATTTTATCTGGCGGCCGAAGCGAAAAGGATACATACTCTTTTGGATCCTCAAGCTTAA
- a CDS encoding RNA pseudouridine synthase, whose amino-acid sequence MLVDCKFSSKIEVIFENEAYAVLYKPRGIPTAPLSADEEGTLISHFLKRCPEAYAVKGKKDIEAGLIHRLDTATSGLVLIAKNQETYDALDLMQSNNLIKKTYAAFTDINDAADLNPDFSPSSLPYRISSQFRSYGPKGKKVLPVFYGMRGFCSTGKIYTTNIIEIINFPPRGNSVPMVSCTLTQGFRHQVRAHLASIGLPIYGDPLYNGKFKDFPQEKIDYHSYPLQLYAIGLSFPEPKKNFKLEDPKEYVSFSLRPPDKMIL is encoded by the coding sequence ATGTTAGTTGATTGTAAATTTTCTTCCAAGATTGAAGTGATTTTTGAAAATGAGGCTTATGCCGTTTTATATAAGCCGCGCGGGATTCCTACGGCTCCTTTGTCGGCTGATGAAGAAGGAACTTTAATTTCACATTTTTTAAAAAGATGCCCTGAAGCTTATGCAGTAAAAGGTAAAAAGGATATTGAAGCAGGCCTTATCCATAGGCTTGATACGGCAACGAGCGGCTTGGTTTTAATTGCAAAAAATCAGGAGACCTATGATGCTTTAGATTTGATGCAGTCAAATAACCTGATTAAAAAAACATATGCCGCCTTTACGGATATTAATGATGCGGCCGATTTAAACCCAGATTTTTCTCCTTCAAGTCTTCCGTATAGAATTTCAAGCCAGTTCAGAAGTTACGGCCCTAAAGGGAAAAAAGTTCTTCCGGTTTTTTACGGTATGAGAGGTTTTTGCTCTACAGGGAAAATTTATACAACCAACATTATCGAGATAATAAACTTTCCGCCTAGGGGAAATTCGGTGCCGATGGTTTCATGTACACTTACACAGGGCTTCAGGCATCAGGTAAGGGCTCACCTTGCTTCAATAGGACTGCCCATTTACGGAGACCCCTTATACAACGGAAAATTCAAAGATTTTCCGCAAGAAAAAATAGATTATCACTCCTATCCCTTGCAGCTATATGCTATAGGTCTTTCCTTCCCTGAGCCTAAAAAAAACTTTAAGCTTGAGGATCCAAAAGAGTATGTATCCTTTTCGCTTCGGCCGCCAGATAAAATGATCCTGTAA
- the rsmA gene encoding 16S rRNA (adenine(1518)-N(6)/adenine(1519)-N(6))-dimethyltransferase RsmA, producing the protein MESGTFLGLPNYDSPAELKALLETLGFAMQKKFGQNFLIDKKTREALVSFLDIREGTRVWEVGPGLGAMTVLFLEKRASLTAFEIDKGFISLLKKFFLENAKPDFILVEGDVQKNWFPHLKAHGKPDIFFGNLPYNIASEFISSTIEAGVIFDTMLFTVQKEAAERITASPNQKNYTAFSVLCSFFYDCKIVKTIPASAFWPQPNVESATVLFKAKKDFAEYKNYKLFIKIVKALFSSRRKNIKNNLGAWMKSNGYGDNTDPVLQKAGLDGNLRAESLTLYDFLRLSDIMSSLGQK; encoded by the coding sequence ATGGAATCCGGGACTTTTTTAGGTCTTCCTAATTATGATTCTCCTGCAGAGCTCAAGGCTCTTTTAGAGACCTTGGGTTTTGCCATGCAAAAAAAATTCGGTCAAAATTTTTTAATCGATAAAAAAACTCGTGAGGCCTTGGTTTCCTTTTTGGATATAAGGGAAGGAACAAGGGTTTGGGAAGTCGGTCCCGGCCTTGGAGCCATGACGGTTCTTTTTTTAGAAAAACGAGCTTCTCTCACAGCCTTTGAAATAGATAAGGGCTTTATTTCTCTTTTAAAAAAATTCTTTTTGGAAAATGCAAAACCTGATTTTATCTTAGTTGAGGGCGATGTTCAAAAAAACTGGTTCCCTCATTTAAAAGCACACGGGAAACCGGATATATTTTTCGGTAACTTGCCGTATAACATAGCTTCCGAATTTATTTCTTCTACAATAGAAGCCGGAGTTATTTTTGACACCATGCTCTTTACCGTGCAAAAAGAGGCAGCCGAAAGGATTACGGCAAGCCCCAATCAAAAAAACTATACGGCATTTTCGGTGCTTTGTTCCTTTTTTTATGATTGCAAGATAGTTAAAACAATTCCGGCTTCAGCATTTTGGCCGCAGCCCAATGTAGAATCTGCAACTGTCTTGTTTAAGGCTAAAAAAGATTTTGCTGAATATAAAAACTATAAACTTTTTATCAAAATAGTAAAGGCTCTTTTTTCTTCCCGCCGAAAAAATATAAAGAACAATTTGGGTGCATGGATGAAATCAAACGGATACGGCGATAATACCGATCCTGTTTTGCAAAAAGCCGGATTAGACGGAAATTTACGAGCCGAGTCCTTGACCCTATATGATTTTTTGCGGTTATCTGATATAATGTCCTCTTTAGGTCAAAAATAA
- a CDS encoding PTS sugar transporter subunit IIA, translated as MASEILTIEEVARYLRVSERTVYEWAQKGEIPAGKIGTVWRFKKDDIESWVDERLASSKTSAPKQHKIATENVLSPDRVVMLDYASKHDVLVMMSEVLAKAPQVKNSAELLDAILKREALMSTAVGRGLAIPHVRLASVTDLVMAVGVSKRDILDFDAIDGNPVRLVFMIAAANNQHDYYLQTISHFSAKLRNDELKSRLLNSSGPMEIYALLCE; from the coding sequence TTGGCAAGCGAAATTTTAACGATTGAAGAAGTTGCCCGTTATTTGCGTGTTTCCGAAAGAACCGTCTACGAGTGGGCTCAAAAGGGTGAAATACCTGCCGGAAAGATTGGGACGGTCTGGCGTTTTAAAAAAGATGATATTGAAAGCTGGGTTGATGAAAGATTGGCCTCTTCAAAAACTTCTGCTCCTAAACAGCATAAAATAGCAACTGAAAATGTTTTGTCACCCGATAGGGTAGTTATGTTGGATTATGCTTCAAAGCATGATGTATTGGTTATGATGTCTGAAGTTTTGGCTAAGGCTCCTCAGGTAAAAAATTCCGCAGAGCTTTTGGATGCCATTCTAAAAAGAGAAGCTCTTATGTCTACGGCTGTAGGAAGAGGGCTTGCCATTCCCCACGTAAGGCTCGCTTCCGTAACAGACTTGGTTATGGCTGTGGGCGTTTCTAAGAGGGATATTTTAGATTTTGATGCTATTGACGGGAATCCTGTAAGGCTGGTCTTTATGATTGCCGCTGCAAACAACCAGCACGATTATTATTTGCAGACTATTTCTCATTTTAGTGCAAAACTGCGCAATGACGAACTTAAAAGCCGCCTCTTAAATTCGTCCGGCCCCATGGAGATTTACGCCCTCTTGTGCGAATAG
- the thrS gene encoding threonine--tRNA ligase — MSTLQEKSKKLSTLRHSTAHVMAEAVVKLFPGTKVAIGPAIDYGFYYDFELPRPINNDDLPVIEKEMRKILSTHSGFEKEVISRETALEMFKEQPFKIELINGLAADEEISIYKSGEFTDLCRGPHVCSMADINAQSFKLMKTAGAYWRGDETKPMLTRIYGTVWEKPNDLKEYLAMLEEAEKRDHRKVGKAMDLFHVDEENPGQIFWHPKGWTLYLTIQNYVRKRLKEDGYLEVHTPFVMPRSLWERSGHWAKYKENMFITESEKRLFALKPMNCPGHVEIFKQGIKSYRDLPLRLAEFGSCTRNEPSGSLHGIMRVRGFVQDDAHIFCTEEQISSEVSKFCDLLKRIYADFGFYEDKILVKFSTRPEQRVGDDATWDRAEKALADACIAAGLEYEIAEGEGAFYGPKLEFTLIDALGREWQCGTIQVDYQLPSAERLNAEYIGDDNNKHHPVMLHRAVLGSLERFIGILIENCAGIMPPWLAPVQAVIVPVAPAFNEYAQRVQKILDEKGFRVIADVGTDRMNAKIRKHQEEKVIYQLIVGQSEMDNNSVAVRMRKGGQKVMSVEEFTSFLQEKIDSFAIDAE, encoded by the coding sequence ATGTCAACTTTACAAGAAAAGTCAAAAAAATTAAGCACTCTCAGGCATAGTACTGCCCATGTTATGGCTGAAGCCGTGGTCAAGCTCTTTCCCGGAACCAAGGTTGCTATAGGGCCTGCCATTGATTACGGATTTTATTACGATTTTGAACTTCCTCGACCGATCAATAATGATGATCTGCCTGTAATCGAAAAAGAAATGAGGAAAATTTTAAGTACTCATTCAGGTTTTGAAAAAGAAGTTATCAGCCGTGAAACAGCTCTTGAAATGTTTAAGGAACAGCCCTTTAAGATTGAACTTATAAACGGGCTTGCTGCCGATGAAGAGATAAGTATATATAAATCGGGAGAGTTTACCGACCTTTGCCGCGGCCCCCATGTTTGCTCGATGGCAGATATAAATGCTCAAAGTTTTAAACTGATGAAAACTGCGGGTGCTTATTGGCGTGGAGATGAAACAAAACCCATGCTTACCCGCATTTACGGCACCGTTTGGGAAAAACCTAACGATTTAAAAGAGTATTTGGCCATGCTCGAAGAAGCCGAAAAGAGGGATCACCGAAAAGTAGGCAAGGCTATGGATTTGTTCCATGTTGATGAAGAAAATCCCGGACAAATATTTTGGCATCCTAAGGGCTGGACTCTTTATTTGACCATCCAAAACTATGTACGAAAACGCCTAAAGGAAGACGGCTATCTTGAGGTGCATACCCCCTTTGTTATGCCCCGCTCCTTGTGGGAAAGATCCGGCCATTGGGCAAAGTATAAAGAAAATATGTTCATCACCGAAAGCGAAAAAAGGCTTTTTGCCCTAAAGCCGATGAACTGTCCGGGGCATGTTGAAATATTTAAGCAGGGTATCAAAAGCTACCGTGATTTGCCCCTCCGCTTAGCCGAATTCGGTTCCTGTACCCGAAACGAGCCTTCCGGTTCATTGCACGGTATTATGCGTGTCCGCGGCTTTGTCCAAGACGATGCCCATATCTTTTGTACCGAAGAGCAAATTTCTTCCGAAGTTTCAAAATTCTGTGATTTGTTAAAGAGGATTTATGCCGACTTCGGTTTTTATGAGGATAAAATTCTCGTTAAATTTTCGACCCGCCCTGAGCAGAGGGTTGGAGATGATGCAACTTGGGACAGGGCCGAAAAAGCTTTGGCCGATGCCTGTATAGCTGCCGGCCTTGAATATGAAATTGCAGAAGGCGAGGGTGCTTTTTACGGGCCTAAGTTGGAGTTTACCCTTATTGATGCCCTGGGCCGTGAATGGCAGTGCGGTACCATACAGGTTGACTATCAGCTGCCTTCAGCAGAAAGACTAAACGCCGAATACATAGGGGATGACAACAATAAACATCATCCGGTAATGCTCCATAGGGCTGTTTTAGGTTCTTTGGAAAGGTTTATAGGAATTTTGATAGAAAACTGTGCAGGTATTATGCCTCCTTGGCTGGCTCCTGTGCAGGCTGTAATTGTTCCTGTAGCTCCGGCTTTCAACGAGTATGCCCAAAGAGTGCAAAAAATCTTGGATGAAAAAGGCTTTAGGGTTATAGCCGATGTCGGAACAGACCGCATGAATGCAAAGATCCGAAAGCACCAAGAAGAAAAGGTAATTTATCAGCTCATTGTAGGTCAAAGTGAAATGGACAATAATTCCGTTGCAGTCAGAATGAGAAAGGGCGGACAAAAGGTTATGAGCGTAGAGGAATTTACCTCCTTCTTACAGGAAAAGATAGATTCTTTTGCCATAGATGCCGAATAA